One window of Nocardia nova SH22a genomic DNA carries:
- a CDS encoding aminotransferase class III-fold pyridoxal phosphate-dependent enzyme: MTSSNLAAATPYVYDSSDAAFQRAVRVVPGGIYGHQGPSEGCYIPRSAFPLFSARAEGTRFWDVDGNEFIDYMCGYGPNVLGYGDAEVTAAARAQAELGDVVTIPSTTMVDFAELLVDTVASADWAFFAKNGGDVTTLAIMTARAATGRRGIVFIEGYYHGVAPWTQKLDYPGVLDQDVAGNIEVPWNDLDALRETFSAHRGQIAALIAQPYQHHNFADNVLPAPDYWAGVRRLCDEFGVVLIVDDVRAGFRLDLAGSDHYYGFQADLICFCKAIANGYNVSALCGRDGLREAVSSITYTGSYWMSAVPFAAGIATLTKLREIDGPALFRRLGTRLTEGLVDVAAANGFRLVASGEPALFYLRIADDDSLMLHQRWIAECVRRGVFLTSHHNHFINAALTDADIDRTFDIADQAFRALRESQ, from the coding sequence ATGACATCCTCGAATCTCGCCGCCGCGACGCCGTACGTCTACGACAGCAGCGACGCCGCGTTCCAGCGGGCCGTGCGGGTCGTCCCCGGAGGTATCTACGGCCATCAAGGCCCCAGCGAAGGCTGCTACATCCCCCGCTCGGCATTTCCGCTGTTCTCCGCCCGCGCGGAAGGCACCCGGTTCTGGGACGTCGACGGCAACGAATTCATCGACTACATGTGCGGATACGGCCCGAACGTGCTCGGGTACGGCGACGCCGAAGTGACCGCCGCCGCACGGGCACAGGCCGAACTCGGCGACGTGGTCACCATCCCGTCCACCACCATGGTCGACTTCGCGGAACTGCTCGTCGACACCGTGGCCAGTGCGGACTGGGCCTTCTTCGCCAAGAACGGCGGCGACGTGACGACCCTGGCGATCATGACCGCCCGCGCGGCGACCGGACGCCGCGGCATCGTCTTCATCGAGGGCTACTACCACGGCGTCGCCCCGTGGACCCAGAAGCTCGACTATCCCGGTGTGCTCGACCAGGATGTGGCGGGCAATATCGAGGTGCCGTGGAACGATCTCGACGCTCTGCGGGAAACCTTCTCCGCCCATCGCGGACAGATCGCGGCACTGATCGCCCAGCCCTATCAGCACCACAATTTCGCCGACAACGTCCTGCCCGCACCGGATTACTGGGCCGGGGTACGCCGGTTGTGCGACGAATTCGGCGTGGTTCTCATCGTCGACGATGTGCGCGCGGGCTTCCGGCTCGACCTGGCCGGCAGCGACCACTACTACGGTTTCCAGGCGGATCTGATCTGCTTCTGCAAGGCAATCGCCAACGGCTACAACGTCTCCGCGCTGTGCGGTCGCGACGGCCTGCGCGAGGCGGTCAGCAGCATCACATACACCGGCAGCTACTGGATGAGCGCAGTTCCGTTCGCCGCCGGTATCGCGACATTGACCAAGTTGCGCGAAATCGACGGCCCGGCGCTGTTCCGCCGACTGGGCACCCGCCTGACCGAGGGGCTGGTGGATGTGGCCGCCGCCAACGGTTTCCGGCTCGTCGCCTCGGGTGAACCGGCGCTGTTCTATCTGAGGATCGCCGACGACGATTCGCTCATGCTGCACCAGCGCTGGATCGCCGAATGCGTGCGCCGCGGCGTCTTCCTGACCTCCCATCACAACCACTTCATCAACGCCGCGCTCACCGACGCCGATATCGACAGGACCTTCGATATCGCCGACCAGGCATTCCGCGCGCTGCGGGAATCGCAATGA
- a CDS encoding SDR family NAD(P)-dependent oxidoreductase yields MPTQSRPLAVVTGASSGLGRGFATRFADRGYDLVLIARRRTRLEELAAELRAAYGVTALPLDYDLAQAGAPAAIAQHLADNDIRPDALVNCAGFGTAALFVTEAADRIEQEIAVDVTAPTLLARLLLPDLLRAPRGVLLMVSSTASHQPIPSIAVYAACKAYLTSLSAAIWQETRGSDLRVLALCPGPTETEFFSAAGSERFKVGRVAGVDEVLDAAFRAIDRGDAPVVTVGLRNRLQALVAKFAPLRVSLAVSERATRPKEAVPA; encoded by the coding sequence ATGCCCACCCAGAGTCGCCCTCTTGCCGTCGTGACGGGCGCCAGTTCCGGACTCGGACGCGGGTTCGCGACCAGATTCGCCGACCGCGGTTACGACCTCGTGCTGATCGCGCGCCGCCGAACTCGCCTCGAAGAACTCGCGGCCGAGTTGCGTGCGGCGTACGGAGTCACGGCACTGCCGCTCGATTACGATCTCGCCCAGGCCGGCGCACCTGCCGCCATCGCACAGCACCTGGCGGACAACGATATTCGTCCCGACGCGCTCGTCAACTGCGCCGGTTTCGGTACCGCGGCGCTGTTCGTGACCGAGGCTGCCGACCGGATCGAGCAGGAGATCGCCGTCGACGTCACCGCGCCGACACTGCTGGCCCGGCTGCTCCTGCCCGATCTGCTGCGCGCACCGCGCGGAGTGCTGCTGATGGTATCGAGTACCGCCTCGCATCAGCCGATTCCGAGTATCGCCGTGTACGCGGCGTGCAAGGCCTATCTGACCTCGCTGTCGGCAGCGATCTGGCAGGAGACGCGGGGCTCGGATCTGCGGGTGCTCGCGCTGTGCCCCGGGCCCACCGAGACCGAATTCTTCAGTGCGGCCGGATCGGAACGGTTCAAGGTCGGCCGCGTCGCGGGTGTCGACGAGGTGCTGGACGCCGCGTTCCGGGCGATCGACCGTGGTGACGCTCCCGTCGTCACCGTCGGTCTGCGCAATCGACTGCAGGCGCTGGTCGCCAAGTTCGCGCCGTTGCGCGTATCCCTCGCCGTCAGCGAACGGGCCACCCGGCCGAAAGAAGCGGTGCCCGCATGA
- a CDS encoding NAD(P)-binding protein: MVIGSGIGGLAAAHALARRSWQITVVAQAPNSPKSAPASRSAQQREGATRPQRLRTTRDHRVPPRSPRDALRPIRAAHLFRIDLTRAAETCWSATYLPALHLHFVDYAPPPQRPRSSVECRRSTRPTYLRTALRHFGNAREGRRRGADRIRIGRGLLDRPASSTLAAYRGTHEKQRSVQRPLQGVDGQRASDIGRVGVSQTVHLFTTYRSCLELSRAGSRPDRALTQRTCRLPPCHAGAHAVPRIRHAIAIPPADHTPDSQSFSSRTGSATSHREPTPHPSELPMPHP; the protein is encoded by the coding sequence GTGGTCATCGGCAGCGGCATCGGCGGACTCGCCGCGGCCCATGCCCTGGCTCGACGTAGCTGGCAGATCACCGTCGTCGCACAGGCCCCGAATTCACCGAAATCGGCGCCGGCATCCAGATCAGCCCAACAGCGTGAAGGTGCTACGCGCCCTCAGCGTCTACGAACGACTCGCGACCACCGCGTTCCGCCCCGAAGCCCTCGAGATGCGCTACGACCGATCCGGGCTGCGCATCTCTTCCGCATCGACCTCACCCGAGCCGCTGAAACATGCTGGAGCGCAACATATCTCCCCGCTCTCCACCTCCACTTCGTGGACTACGCACCACCGCCACAGCGCCCCCGTTCCAGCGTCGAGTGCAGACGGTCTACCCGACCGACATACCTTCGGACCGCGCTTCGCCATTTCGGCAACGCTCGAGAAGGCCGTCGGCGAGGGGCGGATCGGATCCGAATCGGGAGGGGCCTGCTCGACCGGCCCGCCTCCTCGACGTTGGCGGCGTATCGAGGGACCCACGAAAAGCAACGATCAGTGCAGCGCCCTCTTCAGGGCGTCGATGGCCAGCGCGCGAGCGACATTGGCCGCGTGGGTGTCTCGCAGACTGTCCATCTGTTCACCACATACCGCTCTTGTCTGGAGCTATCCCGTGCCGGTTCACGACCGGACCGCGCGCTGACACAGCGAACGTGCCGCCTACCGCCTTGCCACGCCGGAGCGCACGCTGTGCCGCGAATCCGGCACGCGATCGCGATCCCGCCGGCGGATCACACGCCCGATAGCCAGTCCTTTTCCAGCAGAACAGGTTCCGCGACATCTCATCGCGAACCCACGCCTCACCCGAGCGAATTGCCGATGCCCCACCCGTGA
- a CDS encoding fumarylacetoacetate hydrolase family protein gives MTTTILRTIEGWWVARDGLATRIETGAVTTAELLADRRAIDAAAAAPTTMSVAELLPLSPVTTPCRVVAQMTNYASHARDAGMDPDTLPLTFFRKSSGSISGPTDDIVKPTHVQLLDYEVELGLVLGAPLPVGSTVTDTNWTDYIAGLVVTNDISARDVQLTKTQFYEAKSYPGFTPVGPALVLLDRAELARFGELRLRLSVNGHIRQDALIGGDIIYRPAQALQALTRFQHLDTADLLLTGTPIGTALSAPPKPVQKIAALLPDKVKWKLFFRGQTKNPDYLNAGDIIEASIATDDNTIDLGTQRTMVKFA, from the coding sequence ATGACCACCACGATCTTGCGCACCATCGAAGGCTGGTGGGTCGCCCGCGACGGCCTGGCCACCCGCATCGAGACCGGCGCGGTCACCACAGCCGAACTGCTGGCCGACCGACGCGCCATCGACGCCGCGGCCGCCGCACCGACCACCATGTCCGTCGCCGAGCTGCTACCACTCTCGCCGGTGACCACGCCCTGCCGCGTGGTAGCCCAGATGACCAACTACGCCTCCCACGCCCGCGACGCCGGCATGGATCCCGATACCCTGCCGCTGACCTTTTTCCGCAAATCCTCCGGATCGATCAGCGGACCCACCGACGACATCGTCAAACCCACGCACGTCCAGTTACTCGACTACGAAGTCGAACTGGGACTCGTGCTCGGCGCCCCCCTCCCGGTCGGGTCCACCGTCACCGACACGAACTGGACCGACTACATCGCCGGACTCGTGGTCACCAACGACATCTCCGCCCGCGACGTCCAACTCACCAAGACCCAGTTCTACGAAGCCAAGTCCTACCCCGGCTTCACCCCCGTCGGCCCGGCACTGGTCCTGCTCGACCGCGCCGAACTCGCACGCTTCGGCGAGCTGCGACTGCGCCTGAGCGTCAACGGCCACATCCGCCAAGACGCCCTCATCGGTGGCGACATCATCTACCGCCCCGCCCAAGCACTACAGGCATTGACACGATTCCAGCACCTCGACACCGCGGACCTGCTGTTGACCGGCACCCCGATTGGCACCGCGCTCAGCGCGCCTCCCAAACCCGTTCAAAAAATCGCCGCCTTGCTACCCGACAAGGTGAAGTGGAAATTGTTCTTCCGAGGCCAAACCAAGAACCCGGACTATCTGAACGCCGGCGACATCATCGAGGCGAGCATCGCCACCGACGACAACACCATCGACCTGGGCACCCAGCGCACCATGGTCAAGTTCGCATGA
- a CDS encoding TetR/AcrR family transcriptional regulator, translating to MALQSKSENPGTSTRMQRRVIEMRARLVDVAETLLFEGGAQAVTADVVAQRADVSLQTVYNRVGGRQALLLAVAERALEQTREFMQTAYDGNGSVDERLRRVGETYIRLAFDRPQAFKIFANPPEDPESIEKIAALATEEHQRLTDLLREGIDTGDFTADLHPESAATALWGMLNGMLSVALRTDAMRPDTVTPQSLVAAAITIIETGVRRRSDQ from the coding sequence ATGGCTCTGCAGTCGAAATCCGAGAACCCTGGAACGTCCACGCGGATGCAGCGCCGCGTCATCGAGATGCGCGCCCGGCTGGTCGACGTCGCCGAGACCCTGCTGTTCGAGGGCGGGGCTCAGGCCGTGACCGCGGACGTGGTCGCCCAGCGGGCCGATGTGTCGCTGCAGACGGTCTACAACCGTGTCGGTGGCCGGCAGGCGCTGCTGCTGGCGGTGGCCGAACGAGCGCTGGAACAAACCCGGGAATTCATGCAGACCGCCTACGACGGCAACGGGTCAGTGGACGAGCGGCTTCGCCGGGTCGGTGAGACCTACATCCGACTGGCGTTCGACCGACCGCAAGCATTCAAGATTTTCGCCAACCCCCCCGAAGATCCCGAGTCCATCGAGAAAATCGCCGCCCTGGCCACCGAAGAGCACCAGCGACTGACCGACCTGCTGCGCGAAGGCATCGACACCGGCGACTTCACCGCCGACCTGCATCCCGAATCCGCCGCCACCGCTCTGTGGGGCATGCTCAACGGGATGCTGTCGGTCGCGTTGCGCACCGATGCCATGCGACCGGACACCGTCACCCCGCAATCGCTGGTCGCCGCCGCGATCACCATCATCGAGACCGGCGTCCGCAGGCGCTCCGACCAGTGA
- a CDS encoding alpha/beta hydrolase, giving the protein MTARTTIQFPSRGEHCTGSLYLPDAATPPPVIVMGHGLGSVRTMRLDAYAERFAAAGYACLLFDYRHFGDSDGEPRQLLDITKQLQDFAAALAYVRTLASVDSNRIIVWGTSFGGGHAIATAADDGGVSAVIAQCPFTSGLASAQVIPAWTSLRLTTLGIIDQIRGTLGAAPLLVPTAGAPGTVAMMTAPDAEAGYLNLVPADGAGGFENKVAARIALNLVRYSPGRRAADITVPILFAICDTDSVAPAGPTLKYARTAPAGEIKLYPEGHFDIYVGEAFERVIADQLEFLSRTVPAN; this is encoded by the coding sequence ATGACCGCACGCACCACCATCCAGTTCCCCTCCCGCGGCGAACACTGCACCGGGTCGCTCTACCTCCCCGACGCCGCGACTCCGCCGCCGGTGATCGTGATGGGGCATGGACTGGGCAGCGTGCGCACCATGCGCCTGGACGCCTACGCCGAACGGTTCGCCGCCGCCGGGTACGCCTGCCTGCTGTTCGACTACCGCCACTTCGGTGACAGCGACGGTGAACCTCGCCAGCTGCTCGACATCACCAAACAACTCCAGGACTTCGCTGCCGCGCTGGCCTACGTCCGCACCCTGGCCTCCGTCGACAGCAACCGAATCATTGTGTGGGGCACATCATTTGGTGGCGGCCATGCCATCGCTACCGCCGCTGACGACGGCGGCGTCAGCGCGGTGATCGCGCAGTGTCCGTTCACCAGCGGTCTGGCCTCGGCTCAGGTGATACCGGCCTGGACCTCGCTGCGCCTGACCACGCTGGGCATCATCGACCAGATCCGCGGCACCCTGGGCGCTGCGCCGCTGCTGGTGCCCACCGCCGGAGCTCCCGGCACAGTGGCGATGATGACTGCCCCGGATGCCGAGGCCGGGTACTTGAACCTGGTTCCCGCCGACGGTGCTGGTGGCTTCGAGAACAAGGTGGCCGCCCGGATCGCGCTCAACCTGGTGCGCTATTCCCCTGGCCGCCGCGCCGCCGACATCACCGTCCCGATCTTGTTCGCGATCTGCGACACTGACTCCGTCGCACCGGCCGGACCCACCCTCAAATACGCCCGCACGGCCCCCGCGGGCGAGATCAAGCTGTACCCCGAAGGTCACTTCGATATCTACGTCGGCGAAGCGTTCGAGCGCGTCATCGCCGACCAGCTCGAGTTCCTGTCCCGAACCGTTCCCGCCAACTAG
- a CDS encoding type 1 glutamine amidotransferase domain-containing protein — translation MRVLMPLPDTDFDVTEVAVPWRLITDAGHQVVFATEHAGVVPHADPRLLTGVLFGQLGAEPEAKKFYRELTDSPEFHTTHSWSELDVTQFDGLILPGGHAPGMRQYLGSASLQRQVAQFWSLDRPVGAICHGVLVLARTKDPNTNTSVLATRNTTCLPKYMERSAYFTTAWRLGRYYRTYPAYVEDEVRAALTDPRTQFHRGPRELSRRGTATDHTHAFTVTDGNYLSARWPGDAYLFADRYLKLLTGSHR, via the coding sequence ATGCGGGTGCTGATGCCATTGCCCGACACCGATTTCGACGTCACCGAAGTCGCGGTGCCGTGGCGCCTCATCACCGACGCCGGGCATCAGGTCGTGTTCGCCACCGAGCACGCGGGCGTGGTGCCACACGCTGATCCGCGCCTGCTGACCGGCGTGCTGTTCGGACAACTCGGCGCTGAGCCCGAAGCAAAGAAGTTCTATCGCGAACTCACCGATTCGCCCGAGTTCCACACCACACACTCCTGGTCCGAGCTGGATGTGACCCAGTTCGACGGGTTGATCCTTCCGGGCGGCCACGCGCCAGGCATGCGGCAGTACCTCGGCTCAGCATCGTTACAGCGCCAGGTCGCGCAATTCTGGAGCCTGGACAGGCCAGTGGGCGCAATCTGCCACGGCGTCCTCGTCCTCGCCCGCACCAAGGACCCGAACACCAACACCAGCGTCCTGGCAACCCGCAACACCACCTGCCTGCCCAAGTACATGGAACGCAGCGCATATTTCACAACCGCTTGGCGACTGGGCCGCTACTACCGCACCTACCCCGCCTACGTAGAGGACGAAGTCCGAGCGGCGCTCACCGACCCTCGAACACAGTTCCACCGAGGCCCGCGCGAACTCTCCAGGCGTGGAACCGCCACCGACCACACCCACGCATTCACCGTCACCGACGGCAACTACCTCTCCGCCCGCTGGCCTGGCGATGCGTACCTGTTTGCCGACCGCTACCTGAAACTCCTCACCGGGAGTCACCGATAG
- a CDS encoding carboxylesterase/lipase family protein gives MDIEPEIHTATGVVRGRWEGPVAVFRGIRYAEPPVGARRFAAPVPAQRWDGVRDARRFGPPVPQPGKTGSVMSSLAGSTDDGSEDCLTLNVWSPDLGAARLPVMVWIQGGTYLENDTANPHLDAATLAGAGVVVVSMNYRVGVDGFARITGAPDNRGILDQIAALGWVRDNIAAFGGNPSNVTVFGQSAGGASIAALLVMPSAAGLFRRAISQSMPGTYFTPQLAAAISSTIAAELGVQATIADFSQLPPRALTDATTAVIAKMPEFVNIWGPMTFTPTPFSPVVDGEALPSAPWSAVAGGAARGVDLLIGHTRDEFRLYTSRPGGEPTPARMTAALDHLAPGTDGDSLYRTAYPDATPSQRFDVLHSDWLFRMPSLHLADAAHAGGGPVWLYELAWSFNSEQGASHSLDVLLLFGTLRPAEVRAHRSAHPNAASEIDQVGQYMRADWVNFATIGNPGWAPYDPQARTTRVYDAEPITQPYPEEPSRRIWSAHRFDTLDLTH, from the coding sequence ATGGACATCGAGCCTGAAATCCACACCGCGACCGGAGTCGTGCGCGGCAGATGGGAAGGCCCTGTCGCGGTGTTCCGGGGCATCCGCTACGCCGAACCACCGGTTGGCGCACGACGGTTCGCCGCCCCGGTTCCTGCACAGCGATGGGATGGAGTCCGTGACGCACGGCGGTTCGGTCCACCGGTTCCTCAACCCGGCAAGACTGGTTCGGTGATGTCGTCGCTGGCTGGCAGCACCGACGACGGCTCCGAGGACTGCTTGACCCTCAACGTGTGGTCACCCGACCTCGGTGCTGCGAGACTGCCGGTGATGGTGTGGATCCAGGGCGGCACCTATCTGGAGAACGACACCGCCAACCCGCACCTGGACGCCGCGACACTCGCCGGGGCGGGCGTGGTGGTGGTCAGCATGAACTATCGCGTCGGTGTCGACGGTTTCGCCCGTATCACCGGTGCCCCTGACAACCGCGGCATCCTCGACCAGATCGCCGCATTGGGCTGGGTCCGAGACAACATCGCCGCCTTCGGCGGTAACCCGTCCAATGTCACCGTGTTCGGTCAATCCGCCGGCGGGGCGTCCATCGCCGCTCTGCTCGTCATGCCGAGTGCGGCCGGACTGTTCCGACGCGCGATCAGCCAGTCCATGCCCGGCACCTACTTCACCCCGCAGCTCGCCGCCGCGATTTCGTCCACGATCGCCGCCGAGCTCGGCGTTCAAGCAACGATCGCCGACTTCAGCCAGTTGCCACCACGTGCCCTGACGGACGCGACCACCGCGGTGATCGCGAAGATGCCTGAGTTCGTGAACATCTGGGGGCCGATGACGTTCACGCCGACTCCGTTCTCGCCCGTCGTCGACGGCGAGGCCCTGCCGAGCGCACCGTGGAGCGCGGTCGCCGGCGGCGCCGCGCGTGGGGTGGACCTGCTCATCGGCCACACCCGTGACGAGTTCCGGCTCTACACGTCCAGGCCTGGCGGCGAACCGACCCCGGCGCGCATGACCGCGGCCTTGGACCACCTTGCCCCGGGCACGGACGGCGACAGCCTTTACCGCACCGCCTATCCGGATGCGACCCCCAGCCAACGATTCGACGTTCTCCACTCCGACTGGCTGTTTCGGATGCCGAGCCTGCACCTGGCCGACGCCGCCCACGCCGGCGGTGGACCCGTGTGGCTTTACGAGCTGGCCTGGAGCTTCAATTCCGAACAGGGCGCCTCGCACAGCCTGGACGTGCTGCTGCTGTTCGGCACCCTGCGCCCCGCCGAGGTACGCGCCCACCGGTCTGCCCATCCGAACGCCGCGAGCGAAATCGACCAGGTCGGCCAGTACATGCGTGCCGACTGGGTGAACTTCGCCACCATTGGCAACCCAGGCTGGGCACCCTACGATCCACAGGCACGAACCACGCGCGTCTACGACGCCGAACCGATCACCCAGCCCTACCCCGAAGAACCCTCCCGACGTATCTGGTCAGCCCACCGATTCGACACCCTGGACCTCACGCACTGA
- a CDS encoding alpha/beta fold hydrolase — MDKLAETGRTAQVGGREIYFVEAGSGPAVVLLHGGGPGATGLSNYSRNIEALAQRFRVIVPDMPGYGKSSKQVDQSDPFGDLGRAVGGLLDELGVASARLVGNSYGGAAALRLAMDRPEKVDRMILMGPGGIGSTRGLPTKGLTELLNYYPGSGPSREKITRFIREYLVHDGAAVPEELIELRYQASIDPEVIANPPLRRPSGPLALRTLWRMDFTRDSRLRTVAHPTLVIWGTDDKVNRLSGGRMLSETMPNCDLYLAANTGHWVQWERAELFNSLATSFLEATS; from the coding sequence ATCGACAAGCTGGCAGAAACCGGGCGCACGGCCCAGGTGGGCGGCCGCGAGATCTACTTCGTCGAAGCCGGCTCGGGTCCGGCGGTGGTGTTGCTGCACGGCGGTGGTCCGGGGGCGACCGGCTTGTCCAACTACTCACGCAACATCGAGGCCCTGGCGCAGCGGTTCCGCGTGATCGTGCCGGATATGCCGGGATACGGGAAGTCGTCCAAACAGGTGGACCAGTCCGATCCGTTCGGAGACCTCGGGCGGGCGGTCGGTGGGCTGCTGGACGAGCTCGGTGTCGCCTCGGCTCGCCTGGTCGGCAACTCCTACGGCGGTGCGGCGGCATTGCGGCTGGCGATGGATCGGCCGGAGAAGGTCGACCGGATGATCCTGATGGGGCCCGGCGGTATCGGCTCCACCCGCGGGCTGCCGACCAAGGGGCTCACCGAGCTGCTGAACTACTACCCCGGCAGCGGTCCGAGCCGGGAGAAGATCACCCGGTTCATCCGGGAGTATCTCGTCCATGACGGTGCGGCGGTGCCCGAGGAACTGATCGAATTGCGGTACCAGGCCAGTATCGATCCCGAGGTGATCGCGAATCCGCCGCTGCGTCGCCCGTCGGGGCCGCTGGCGCTGCGCACATTGTGGCGGATGGATTTCACCAGGGATTCGCGGCTGCGCACCGTCGCGCATCCGACCCTGGTGATCTGGGGGACCGATGACAAGGTCAACCGTCTGTCGGGAGGGCGGATGTTGTCGGAGACCATGCCGAACTGCGATTTGTATCTGGCGGCCAATACCGGCCATTGGGTGCAGTGGGAGCGGGCGGAGCTGTTCAACTCGCTGGCCACCAGCTTCCTGGAGGCGACGTCGTGA
- a CDS encoding VOC family protein — MTLDSVFGSVHLGYVVVQSNRLSEWHRFGADAIGMHVDTPDPGVLRFRLDERACRFLIQRGPAEDVTTLGWQIDDHEAFDRVVARVSDRGVPIAEGSVEDAALRGVQRLWRFPGPKGIVQEIFTAAVTTPEPLRMPSSGWVTGEAGMGHVAIVSREPEFMRGYYETVFDSRLSDYIDENISGLKMKIRFLRVNERHHSIAIANIRGIKVDPLRTRVQHINIQSATLDDMLAAFGRVTALGFRMQWSVGQHTNDRELSFYCVTPSGFELEVGWNPIVIGPELESTWEPTTYPGISIWGHTPIGDTVLTKFAQFRRALQTVRTPEITVPQLTGGPTR; from the coding sequence GTGACCCTTGATTCGGTGTTCGGTTCCGTGCACCTGGGTTATGTTGTCGTGCAATCGAATCGGCTCTCCGAGTGGCATCGCTTCGGCGCCGACGCGATCGGCATGCACGTCGATACCCCGGATCCGGGGGTGCTGCGTTTCCGTCTGGACGAGCGTGCCTGCCGGTTCCTCATCCAGCGCGGCCCGGCCGAGGATGTGACCACGCTGGGTTGGCAGATTGATGATCACGAGGCCTTCGACCGCGTCGTGGCGCGCGTGAGCGACCGCGGCGTCCCTATCGCGGAGGGGTCCGTCGAGGACGCGGCGCTGCGCGGGGTGCAGCGGTTGTGGCGGTTCCCGGGGCCGAAGGGAATCGTGCAGGAGATCTTCACCGCGGCGGTCACGACACCGGAGCCGTTGCGGATGCCGAGTTCCGGCTGGGTGACCGGTGAGGCCGGGATGGGCCACGTCGCGATCGTGTCGCGTGAGCCGGAGTTCATGCGCGGCTATTACGAGACGGTCTTCGACTCGCGGCTGTCGGACTACATCGACGAGAACATTTCCGGGTTGAAGATGAAGATCCGCTTTCTGCGGGTCAACGAGCGCCACCATTCGATCGCCATCGCGAACATCCGTGGAATCAAGGTCGATCCGCTGCGAACTCGCGTGCAGCACATCAACATCCAGTCCGCGACGCTCGACGACATGCTCGCCGCCTTCGGCCGCGTCACCGCTCTCGGCTTCCGCATGCAGTGGTCGGTCGGCCAGCACACCAACGACCGCGAACTGTCGTTCTACTGCGTCACCCCCTCCGGTTTCGAACTCGAGGTCGGCTGGAATCCGATTGTCATCGGCCCGGAACTCGAATCGACCTGGGAACCGACCACCTATCCGGGGATCAGCATCTGGGGCCATACCCCGATCGGTGACACGGTGCTGACGAAGTTCGCCCAATTCCGCCGGGCTCTGCAGACCGTGCGCACCCCCGAGATCACCGTCCCGCAGCTCACAGGAGGACCGACACGATGA